One Asterias rubens chromosome 8, eAstRub1.3, whole genome shotgun sequence genomic window, TAGTTCAGTTATTTTATACTTGTGTCATAAAAAACTCTTACTAAAACactttaaaattatttgttaacGTTGTTTACACTATTgccttattaataataataatataagtatATTACTAAGGCAAGAGAAAAGTTTTACCATACCCGTAAAAGAGTCCTATTTTTATTTAGACCTTTCCTTATTCAACTGATCAGGGGCGTGCATTTTTGTTTCCGTTCTCAATTAAAAATAGGACTCTTGTGATCGTTAGcatttgttatcgctgcagttaTGTGACTGGCCCTTCACAGTACATATATTTCCCAGATGTCGAGAGACTTTGACACTATTTTAACATGTTCATGCTCATTTGCGAgttgttaatttaaattaaatgaatAGGATCAAAAAGCCAACCAAATATTTAACTAGGACTGGAGGTTAAACTTATCTGGTAATCCTGTATAGCAATTCTTTtctgggaaaagtttctgtatggcgccaccactttttcattcgaaataaaatattatagtatctaatttacctgattgatatatccccttgtgtaaaaattagtgaaaaagtggtggcgccatacggaaagttatcccttttctgtgcttagcaagttcttGTGCGTACAAGTTTGATTAAATCCGGCCCTATTCTTTTGTGTGTATATTTCCGAGTAGGATTTACCAGTGCAGTAGAGCATCTGAACACCTTTCCTCAGGATATATTTGCAGAGCTGTGTCAGGAAGTCATATCTTTCCTCCAGTATACTAAGGGTCTGGTCAAAGCATCTCAGGTCCTTGATGTAAGTAGAGAATAGGACGAACATATACACGTACGATTAACAATTTGCAGTTTCCATCAGACAGTACCGGTTAGTTGCGATAAGGTAACGCCAGAACACTCCTCTAGGATTCGCTGTCGGGAGGTGGGTAACATTATCGCAACTGTATGAATCTTCTAGAGGAATGTTTCTGTCAAAGAGAGACGATTAAGGTACTGGAGTTTATGCTTGAAACTTCCCCTTTTCCCAGGGGTTATTGTGTAAGGGTGGGATGTGCACTAGACCTTTCCTTTGAACATGTAAATTGCAATgttgttgtgggggggggggggatgataTGATTTTGTAGCCAACTGTTTTTCCTCTTTGATTTAGAGACTTCATGAAGCCGATGTTGAAAGTAGCGAGGAAAGTGTACAAGCAGTCATCAATGCACTCACATTCTTATTCAGGTAACAGACGTTTAAAGGCActcaacactattggtaattaatctactcaaaataaactttagcataaaaaaaccttacttggtaacgagcaatggagagctgttgatattataaaacattgtgagaaaaggctccctctgatgtaacgtagtttttgagcagtaatttctcactcaaatgtaaaaggacttcaggcctgaaacctgttattaggcatctgattaacgccaagctggcaacagccaatccctctcataaaaacattggtttaaccgatgaaagacattggacactattggtaattgtctaagaccagtcttctcacttggtgtatctcaattttgcataaaataacaaacctgtgaaaaatttgagctcaatcggtcatcgaagttgcgagataataatgaaagaaaaaacacccttgtcatgcgaagttgtgtgctttcagatgcttgattgcgagacctcaaattgtaaatctgaggtctcaaaatttgGTTTAGGTGAGAATTCTGAATCAGAGAATATCAAAGAATCTTTCTTCGACCGTATtcaaattattaattttcaacTTGTCAACAGTTgccattgttgttttgtttgcagatCAGCAGCAAGATCAAAGGTTGTTGCAGAAGACTTAGTGAAGGAACTAAAACACAGCCTAGCGTGGTCTGATGGGAGCTTGAGTGTCATTAAACATTTGTGGGCAGATCAGGTTGGTAAACGTTGGGGGGTGGCCATTGGTAGGCCAGTGCATTAGCACTTAGAAATGGTGCAAGAACTGTTAAAATTCCAGTTAAAATGGATAGgtgactattggtaattattcaaaagaattgttagcatGACAATTTACTTGATAACGATTAATGAAgcgctgttgatggtataaaacatggtgagaaacggctccctctgaagtaaggtagtttttgataaagacttcaggcctgaagttttttattaatatgcatctaaaagcacacaaagttgtgcaacaagggcgtttgttctgttattattctcttgcaacttcgatgaccaattaagcccaaattttcaaaggtttgttattttgtgcatatgttgggacacaccaagtgaaaatactggtcgttcacaattaccaaacgtgtcctgtgtctttaaaagatAAACATAGtgtaaaatacattttgttttgtacctgAGGTGTAGTATCCTTTTTTTCTACTCCAGGGCCAGTCCTTCTCTTCCCTTGAGCTTGCCAATAATCTCCTCAGTGTTGGTCAACTTGTGGACATGCAGTGGAAACTAGGTGTAGCTATGACATCGGATAGCTGCAGAAGCCTCAATTCCACCTTTGTTGTCATGGCAATTAAGGTCGCTGACCCTTCCGGTAAGGTCACGACGAGGTCGTTTGAGATGACCGTAGCTGAGTTCAAGGTAAAGACTCAACAGTGGTGAACTATTTTTAAAACGCATTAATTGTTGAATCTAGGAATCATCAGCAAAAAAATGCATGTGAACTTGTAGTTTTAGAACATTAAAAAATGTTGGTGGTTTTTGCACACTGAGATAACAAAAGAATGATCACAAACTGTTCATACATGGACGTTCTGAAGTGCACAACTTAATATGTTATCTTTCTGAATGAGCCCACATAGTACAGTAAGCCAGATTACAAATCAATTATCAAAAAGTAAGAGAAGCTTCAATATAAGAAACTTGTAGTGCCACAAGTTGGATAACTTTTGAGTTATTGGTAGTTCTGACAGTATACTCTTCAGACATACAGaatatactgtttgaaatgttgagtCCATCGGTTCTCCATAGAACCACCAATCACTCTAAAGAGATCTATCCACATGATGTCACTAAAAGGTGATGTTTACGTTTATTGTCCTTCCACCGTGCAAACTTTCAAAGAGAGAGAGacttataaaataaatattctatGCCTTTTTCCCCCCCGAAGGCTTTTTCTAAACAAATGAGGGAGATGGCAGCAATGTTGGAGACTGTATAACGCAactaaagaagaagaaaaaatgtccACTACACAATCAGGCAGTTTGATGAAACCTATTCACATCTAAAGGGACCTGGAAATGACAGTGAATGAACTGCTTCAGCTCTCAGTATAGCTCCACTGCAGTTTTACACTttaatcttacttgataaaaGCTGTTGGTTTCACCTTCTGAATATTCTTTGGCCGGGTACATGTTTGGATGCCAGGGTCGGGACGTCATGATTTCATTTTCACTCTTtcattttgtcaaacaaatctAGCACACAATGGGTgagttcgtttagcttccctaggtcgaccctggtgtgtggcggattttttttctaggacgaacgtgggttattatctgcacacgttcgtcctgagagaaaaaaacgccacacaccggggtcgacctggggaagctaaacgaacgcacccatagttacCAAAGTGACTAGCATAAAGTGAAATCACTGCACACCACCTTTAATTTGTGGGTGATCAACTGTGTTTTAATGCTGAGCGAACATTTTATGTTCAAAACCTTTCATCCTCAGTTATGATACTGGGCCTAATGAAATGGCGTAATTTGCATAAGGTATATTGCATACAAACACCGCACGTAcattttaatatcattttttttatacagtaaTCTATTCAAAAAATTTGAATACATTTGGAGTCAGGATTGTTTGCGCTTTTATACATTTCAGGTACTAATAaatcataaatatttttgtttatctttgaTTATCAAGATGACAAATGTGTTAATACTCAACTGATTTGGTATCCTGAAACAGTTTTCTTGATAGTTCAACtacttacataaaaaaaactgcttaaaggcagtggacactattggtaattactcaaaataactattagcataaccccttacttggtaacgagtaatggggagaggttgatagtataaaacggctccctctgaagtgacatagttttgtgaaagaagcaattttcgatacctcagatttagattttggtATCAGAATCaagcatacaactttgtgtgaccatggtgtaacgagggtgtttttttttcttcaataatatctcgcaactttgacgaccaataggagactttccaacgctaggtggcggcagacataccgggtaaatttccattgtttacgtagttctgaacatgcgcataattctgagaacaatggatttacccggtaagtctgctgccctctatcgtcccagaaagtctcccattgagctcaaatttccacaggtttgttattttatgcatgtgccGAGATACAACTgtggagactagtctttgacaattaccaatagtgtccagtgtctttaaagctctTGCAGAAACAACATCCTTGCATCTGTTGAAGTTGTTGCTACAGAAGCTTATGCAGTTTTTGTACATTTAGCtataaaagcactggacactttttactcaaaataactgtcagCATAATAaattacttagtaacaagcaatggagagctgttgatagtataaaacattttgagaaatggctccctctgaagtaacatgctttttgagatagaggtattttctcactcaaatatgaaaagacttaaggccttttattgtgcatctaaaagcatacaaacttgtgcaacagaacaagggtgtttttctgtcattattctcttgtaacttcgatgaccaattgagtccaaattttcacaggtttgttattttatgggtatgttgagatacaccaagtgagaatacagccatcaatttcacaaagagttaggactcgtcttatcaggacgagtaactcgtcctaacttaggattaatcttaaggtctgcatgctacaatgcagggttgggactcgtcctaagtcctaagattagtcttaagtaaggaagagttttgtgaaatggacggctggtcttttacaattaccaagtgtccagtgtctttatgtgCTGCTACTACTACCTTCCTTGTTTGATGGGCTAATCAGTTGTGCTTAATCTCTTCTTGAAGTGCCACCATCTTCAGCAAAGTTAGGTACGATCTGATATTATTTATCTTGCCAAAACAAGtgaagtaaaaacaaatgtttgtgtaacaaaacaaaaaacatgcaattgctttgttttctaaaaatttacattgctttcttgtcacatgttcacaggttgtgcaatttctttttgttaaacaagaTGATCCGAATGGAAATGATTTTGTAATTTACTGATCGTTGGTTAATGTGcttgtaaataaataagaaatgtAAATATGCAACAATaaatagaaaaaaaggaaaataaaagtgATATATTTGTAAATTGCAACAGTGTCTTTAGGGGTtcgtgggaggggggggggttcgggTGAGTGGGTGACTGCTATTGtaataacaaacacaaaacaaattaattcaactatgattttattttgtaaataacattttttaaattaacaatatcaacaaaatcaacatcctggcaacaaaacaaaactacaaaatgctgtttacaaaaaataaataattaatgagGTGAAATAGACAACAAAACGGAACAAAATGTCCAACACAAAATGATTTTGAACAAATGCAgaaaaggtttttgtttgttacctgTTCCTTCAGGCTTGTGCTTCTACATTTTAGTCCAGGACGAGCAACCTGTTTTCATCACAAAATCTTTTCTGGCAGTTTACTAACAACCTTTCTATGAAAAAAATATCTTCACAATCACTTTTTGAGTAACTCAATTGAAACTTGAAAtagaataattttatttatttatagatgCCCATTTTGCATCCAGGATCAagaatgttatttgttttttacccttcaaaaccaaacagtataAATAAAGGATTCAGACTGCCTCTGACCACTGGGCTAGCTCTGTGGTCTAGTCGTAAGATgtctgctctagaaatgcaaaggtcgttggtttgaatcccacccaagtgatttgcctgtggatttttcacaggactccaGGGAAAGGACTGAGTTTAAAGTGTTCCATACACATACAGTAGCAagggtaaaaaaacaattgatataaAGTTTGTTTCTACatcacctcatacatattcatgatcgaGAGCCGAATTGTCATTGGTCCATTCACCATCACATGCCTTTTGGGCCTATCTCTGTTGTTTACCAAGCATTCACACATACGTTAATACACATATGTAGTGGGCACGGGCAACCGTCACACACAGTAAATAAGCATGCGCAGTAGACTATCACATGGGCAACAGTCCAATAAGAAAATATGTAATGGTCTACTATGTCTGCAGTTTAACGAAGCATTCCAAATTTTTATGTGCTCAATGATGCCAAACTAACAAAGTATGAGTACAGTTAAATAAACATAACATGGTTTATATCGGATGGACAGTCAATACAAGCTCTTATTgatattggaagttgacaaactagtttccTTGGCTATGCTTCGGGAGCAAGTCATCTTCCAATACTTCCGGGAGCTTATAAATCGACTGTGCACCCTCACACCGTGTTATGTTTGTATAATACtaacaaattttgagaaagaatgtTTATACACAAATTGATAAATTCAACTAGCATCTTTTCCATACACCAAATGGTGAGTAAagttttttacatgctaaattcCAAAAGTGGCTTTCTGAATAAAGATTGAATCTTAAgtaattaatttgtaatttaaGGATATCAAATTAACAGAAGTTTTTACACAGAAATTTTATGAATTGAGTGTTCTTAACACGACACAAATCATAATTTTTGTATGATTGCTCATGAATGTATTAATTGGTTAAGCATCAAATCATTTActttaaacttttacttttagttGTCAAGGCTTAAGCTTAGTTGTAAAATTTTTGACTATGTTACCCATTAATGTTAGGCCTATTAAGTAGTTTGAAACTTCACTGGTGAAAACAcacaaggcccaatttcatagagctgcttattttAAGCACTTACAAAATGGAGTAgctgagcaaaacaaaattatgcttaccagcatGGGGGTTACAGGCCCAAAAGCAATTTCTCATgaaccatctgtgactggtatcttgctcatttttgcttagcagaactaTGTTTAGCTATATGTTCTGCTTAAGGACAGAGTGTACttttggtaaagagcactgaagAGCTGTCAATTATCTAAAACATCgttagaaacaacaccctttgaagtaatataATTTTCCATAAAAACAGTTCAATCTGAGATAGGCTACTCTCAGGCTTTGAAAAGCaaacaattctatgcaacaggtgttttttcctttcattacttttctgcaactttgatgaccaattgagtccaaatgttcacataagtttgttatgttatgcacatatgttgggatacaccaaatgagaattcTGATTATTGACAGTTGTCAAAAGTAaaccctgcctttaagcagctctaggaaattgggcccaatcTTCAGAAGCCACAACTCAAACAATTCCCACAACCTTATACAGTTGTAGAGTGCATCCTTTATGCCTGTGTCAAGTTTCTCAGAAAATGGTGTCTTTCAATTATAAACGTCATCCCCAAGCTAAGAACGCAAGACACGCCTGATTAACTCGGACATGATTGCAGCGGGATTTTAATACAATGCATGTCTAGTTGGTGTGATGAGCCTTTATTAACacctgggtcaaatttcatggctctgcttactgtgagCGAAGAATCCTTGCTTATGGAAGcacggaattctgcgcttatgtcatacatatttcacaggttagccgGGAATGGTGATTGAAAGCGCAGAGTTTGGCAATAAGCAGAGTGAAGAATCTGTGCTTATGGATGCaagaaattctgcgcttacatgtacatcaagcgtatttcacaagttagtggagaatggtgaccgtaagcgcagaatttggcggtaagcagagccaagaaattgggCACTGAATTATCATAAAATCTAAAGCTTACATTGTATATCGTGACAGTTGGTGTGCACCTATGGCAGATGCTATCTAATTAAAGCTACTTGGAAACGTACTTTTTAATAACGCAGATTACATATTGAGCCTACCTTCAGGTTTTAGCTAATGAAAAAGGATCAGAATTGATTGCATTTCTTGAACACTTGATATCATCCTCCCacttgttttcttctatcaAGTTTCACTGCCATCAGCAAAGGTTCATTCAGCCATGGGGAAGGCCTCTGTTAACTAAAGTCTGTCTCTATTTATCTACAACTCAAATGAATTCCATAACGCTATGTTTCAcgtggtgcggccatcttggaatCAACCATAATGATTTAAGTAGCCAACCAAGACTTGACAAatagaactgggcccaatttcatagcgctgcttagcggccgattttgtgcttactgtgcaatttctatttcatagcgctgcttatcataagcacacaaaaaggcatgctaaccttccggtgtttaccgcacgaaaataaatgacgtcacaatgcaaatcaacggtaaacacgcaatatggccgcccaatttttctgctacagtaagcacgcaaatttgcttaccgttaagcagggctatgaaattgggccctggaatcATTCTTGTATAAATGTAGCCTTTTGCCAAGGCTTTCGTGGCTTAGGcagcttcatagagctgctatccCAAGTGACTGGAAGGAGAGACCACACCTCGAGTGGCCCAGCACGAGGGCCTTTTACAACTCAATTACGGTTTCTTATCTTTTTCTTTATAAATCTTGACTTTTGCTTCCAAATCGGTGTGCGTCAGCATACTTTAAACAGTTATGCACACtgcctggtaaaaaaaaaatctaaacttGGATCGgtttataaaacagttttggGAAAGTCCATTTTTTAATTGGATAATCTTGCCGCACTTTGCATACAAGTTATGAATAATGCACAAGTCATAATTCATAAATAACCGCAAATAGGTCCTTTGCCACTCTTCCAGTCACCTGGGATCATGGCTATAGGGAGCTGTCTAAGCCACGacggccttgacaaaaggctagtaTAAATGGAGAAAAACCCGGTACAATATACACATATTGGATGCATATTTGCAATATTGCAAAATATAACgtgaaatctggactattccatttcacGAGATGAAACTGATTGGAATGGAAAAAAACAGGTATCACAGAGTGATTTTATTCTGTGACAATGCACAAACAAtgcattcattatttgttttgtatacctCACAcatccttgtcatttgaaaatgttatccTTGTCATCTGAAATTTACTCACAATAAACACAATATAGATCTGGAAACTCGTTCACCAAGCCAACACAAAAATATGGATGATTCCATAAATACAGCGACTTTGTATGCCGACCTTGCCTCACTTGAACAAATGGGCGGAAAACACCTCTCTTGAGGCCATGCAGCAAAGTGTCCATAAGTTACCCATATTGGACTCCAATATTAAATTATGGAGTGTCGGAATAAAAATACATGGGAAAATAGTGGATGACACGTGATGCGTGTTctaccaatcaaatgacaaggatctgtggTTTACGATATAGGATACAGAGACTCCGAGAGAACAACAAACATGATAAGGAGTTATTGTCATCAGAACATTTCACGACGACGACGCCACACCAGGGAAAGCTTAACGCTACTGGCTCATTTCTGCTTGAGTTCTTGTTTGACACATGCCTTGAATCCCTGCCAGCCTACTGGCTTCTGGAGGTGTTCCTGGGATTACAAAAATGGCagaaagtaaaaataaatgtcagattatgggatttgaggcattgcatggtgaggtatcaatatatatttggtatgcggtaacaccatgtgtgtgtgtctcctgacgatgactagagaaagctagttgaaatgttgagaccaataataattaataatttaataatatttttataatttaatttttttttttttttttggggcagctaagagctgaattgcgaaggacgcggctacacgTAATCGAGAAGCTGCCataatgaccacggagcacagccaatttcgaaagtatttgattttttcccccgagggaggaaaaccggatggtctggaaaaccctcgtgacACAGCAGAGAatcaacgcacaactcaactcacatgtggccccggccgggaatcaaaccggggtcaccttggcgagaggcgagcgctttacgcacaagccaaccatgccaataagaactcactccacggtagtgaagttaataatatTTCACTATCGATTTACTACCTTCCACCAGGTagcagttaaaaagcaggacagttctaaaaaaaaaaagagaagtctcccgaacactgaaaatctactctgtggtagaGTGTATAGCAAGAAAGCACTCTAAAGCACAAAATCCACCTTGCAAGTAGacaaacacatggtgttaacgcaaaagCAAATATACATTAAATGTCAGATTGATCCTACCTTTTTACAAAATCTTTTCAAACAATTTGTGATTAGAAAATggcaaaaaatcaaaacaaaaaatgtcagttTAATACAacattatataaaacaaatcacactTAGAAAAGTAAGAAAAACATAATTCTTGAGCAGAAATCGGAAGTTATTTTTCACAAAGATAAAATCTATTGGTTGTTAATttcatttatgtacatgtacaccaaagGGTTCTTCAAAACTGATCTAATTTGAAAATGAGTCAtcagtttcctcttttttttcccctcatcaTCTCAATGTTCATTTTAAATTAAGTAGGAGGAAACAGCCATCTGTTGTGCTAATGCTGGGAAATTAGCGcgcagattaaaggcagtggacactgttggtaattactcaatataattattggcataagacctttcttggtgacgagtaatggggagcggttgatagtataaaacatggtgagaaacagctccctctgaagtgacatagttttcgagaaagaagtaattttccacgaattttatttcgagacctcatatttagaacttgaggtcttgaaatcaaccaccggaacgcacacaactttgtgtgataatggttatttttctttaattattatctcgcaacttcgatgaccgattgagctcaaactttcacaggtttgttattttatgcatatgttgagatacatcaactgtgaaggctagtctttgacaattaccaatagtgtccactgcctttaaagtgaatgtatacctttggtaattcacTATAAAAGTACATGACTATtacaaacttaattggtaagcagaactgcagctgttgataaatgtatcattttgagaaaatatttctgcATGAAATGTTTATCAGATGTGTACTTCAAGTACGGATGCGAATGTATTTTTGACAAtgtatgtaataataatttcttgtttaatatccttttctttgttaacttctacttgatgtaatttttttaaacatatgatgttgacatgtgccgttcagtttttaactgcgagacatgttttaataaaccatttttgaattgaattgaattgaattgaattctttctgcgtggacataaccgctccagattttcagcaatatctatAAAAAACACTATagccttttgaaattaaatttttacaggttagctTTATTGTATATTACACTTATATAATGTAGGATCATAACAATCACACAGATCCACAAACCAAAGGTAACCATTGCATTTAAAGGTAACTTGTGAAATTggaaagaaaagtaaaaaagagAAGAATTGTAACAGGAAAATTAACATAATAAGGTGTATCAAGAAGAATTATGTGCAAGTCAAGaagataaataaaacaaaattatcctaGAGCACattataaagggaaggtaaaacATCCTGACTAGGTCTGAAGGTTCTAAAAATTTAGTTTCGCTGATGAATATTTAGGAAAAATAGTGACAagaggttattttttattaaggcCTGGGTGACTCAAAGTTGCGACTATTGATCGCTGTGTCAACTACCTGGTTAACCATGCTGCCACGACTACTATTATAAACTTGAAGTGTAGTAGTGAATTTCACTAGTAACCCACGCCTTATTGTCATTGTCTGTTCCGATACATTGTTGCATCAAAAAGGTAACTTAATGCAGTAACATCCATTGCAATGAATGCTTAAATTTCACCATAAATTTTACCACCTTGAGATCCTcaatctttggttttgaaaagtcACAAATAATGTCAAAGTTGCGACTAATTGAAGCACAGGTAGTGattttcactagtcacccaatGCCTCAAAGTTATTTcgggatacatgtacatttatcaAATACCGTGCATGGATAAAGTTTCATCTTTCATTTAGGAGAAAGCCCAAACAAGTTTTTACCTTCCCATTATACTAATTCTACCACTACCAAGACTTTAATAGGACATAAAATGCAACTACATGTAAGCTTGCAACTGACTTTGCCAAGATCTGGTCGGCTGCTAACATATGCAACTAAAAAGCACAAACTGACTCTTTTATATATTGACCGAAATATCCATTAAAATCTAAAAGCATTAACGAATACATCTTTCTTTAACGACTccagacttctcagttttgtcTGAGAAACTCATCAGTCAGTGAGCATTTAGGAAGATTCCCTCAACTAGGATCAGCCCGACTCCTGGGATGCATTTTCGCAGTcgtaaccaataattattttggtcaATGGCTAGTGGTTAACCCATGGCAAGTTCACAAATTATTGGTTATGACCACGAAAATGCATCCAAGCATACTGCAAAGTGACAACTTGGGGTCGACTGTTGAGTGAGTGAGGATCAGTCGCATAACTAGACGACTACATCATTGGGGTAGTAGGGTGGGTTAGGGGGCGAACAGGGAGGAAACGGGGTTAGGACAtaattaattgttgttttagGGGAGGGAAGGGGTCTTTGCATGTATCAAACCATTCATCTGTTTGATCCCTTGTTGgagggtagggggggggggcaagggttTGTAACGTCCCTTCACCCAAATATTCATGATGGAGAGTGTATATAGAAGTGTTTTTAGAAGTCATTTGTTTGTCCACATTATGTACTTACCGTCTGTGAATGTGATGCCAATGGGAGGTAAACATAAAAGAGGTGTCAACATGAAGTTAAAAATATATTCTGTTAAGATGCATCGCCTTACTTTGTTTTaactagaacagcgaagctgccatggcgagctgccgATCGCC contains:
- the LOC117293682 gene encoding COMM domain-containing protein 6-like encodes the protein MGMAVLQTVPEGFTSAVEHLNTFPQDIFAELCQEVISFLQYTKGLVKASQVLDRLHEADVESSEESVQAVINALTFLFRSAARSKVVAEDLVKELKHSLAWSDGSLSVIKHLWADQGQSFSSLELANNLLSVGQLVDMQWKLGVAMTSDSCRSLNSTFVVMAIKVADPSGKVTTRSFEMTVAEFKAFSKQMREMAAMLETV